Proteins found in one Megalobrama amblycephala isolate DHTTF-2021 linkage group LG5, ASM1881202v1, whole genome shotgun sequence genomic segment:
- the peli2 gene encoding E3 ubiquitin-protein ligase pellino homolog 2 isoform X2 — translation MIAASLQHSTFVLFQNLVSCPTRLHFKAIGIRDAPVRIFAADTDYRLIDRYRSQTFKLYAVNCKGQHSISYTLSRNQTVVVEYSHDKDTDMFQIGRSTEGPIDFVVTDTVSGGGESEDTPITQSTISRFACRVVCERNPPYTARIYAAGFDSSKNIFLGEKAAKWKNPDGHMDGLTTNGVLVMHPRGGFTEESKPGVWREISVCGDVYTLRETRSAQTRGKLVESESNVLQDGSLVDLCGATLLWRTADGLFHTPTQKHLEALRQELNAARPQCPVGLNTLAFPSMQRCSRALSNVPTQEDKQPWVYLACGHVHGYHDWGHRSERDPNAQRECPMCRTVGPYVPLWLGCEPAFYVDTGAPTHAFVPCGHVCSEKSARYWAEIPLPHGTHAFHAACPFCATQLNLMQKWAKLIFQGPVD, via the exons ATGATAGCTGCTTCATTACAGCATTCAACTTTtgttctgttccaaaacctagtgagctgtcCAACTAGACTGCATTTTAAGGCCATTGGCATTAGGGATGCTCCAGTCAGGATTTTTGCAGCTGATACAGACTACCGATTGATTGACCGATACCGATCCCAAACATTCAAGCTTTAT GCAGTGAACTGTAAGGGCCAGCACAGCATCTCCTACACGCTGTCCAGAAACCAGACGGTGGTGGTGGAGTACAGCCATGACAAAGACACAGACATGTTCCAG ATCGGTCGATCGACGGAGGGCCCTATTGATTTTGTGGTGACTGACACTGTGTCAGGGGGAGGGGAGAGTGAGGACACACCCATCACTCAAAGCACCATCTCCCGCTTTGCCTGCCGGGTGGTGTGTGAACGTAACCCGCCCTACACGGCGCGCATCTACGCTGCAGGCTTTGATTCTTCCAAGAATATTTTTCTCGGA gaGAAAGCAGCCAAATGGAAGAATCCAGATGGTCACATGGACGGGCTGACAACCAATGGTGTGCTAGTCATGCACCCACGGGGCGGGTTCACAGAGGAGTCCAAGCCTGGTGTGTGGAGGGAGATATCAGTGTGTGGAGATGTTTACACGCTGAGAGAAACACGGTCTGCTCAGACTCGAGGCAAACTG GTGGAGAGTGAGAGTAACGTCCTGCAGGACGGCTCTTTGGTTGACCTGTGCGGAGCCACACTGCTCTGGCGCACAGCCGACGGACTTTTCCACACCCCTACTCAGAAGCACCTGGAGGCCTTGCGGCAGGAGCTGAACGCAGCCCGGCCTCAGTGCCCTGTGGGCCTCAACACTCTGGCATTTCCCAGCATGCAGCGCTGTAGCCGTGCCCTGTCCAACGTACCCACTCAGGAGGACAAACAGCCCTGGGTCTACCTTGCCTGTGGCCACGTTCACGGCTACCACGACTGGGGCCACCGTTCTGAACGAGACCCCAATGCTCAAAGAGAGTGTCCCATGTGCAGAACCGTGGGCCCCTATGTTCCTCTCTGGCTTGGATGCGAACCGGCCTTTTACGTAGATACTGGCGCACCGACGCATGCCTTTGTACCTTGCGGCCACGTGTGCTCTGAAAAGTCAGCCCGATATTGGGCGGAGATTCCTTTACCGCACGGCACCCACGCTTTCCATGCTGCCTGCCCCTTTTGCGCCACCCAACTCAATCTGATGCAAAAGTGGGCCAAGCTTATCTTTCAGGGGCCTGTAGACTGA